In the Ilumatobacteraceae bacterium genome, one interval contains:
- the arfB gene encoding alternative ribosome rescue aminoacyl-tRNA hydrolase ArfB: MSDDLVVTGSVRIPRHEIEMSFSASGGPGGQHANKAATRVELRLDLTTSTAFSRAQRARVVERLGDEIRVVADDERSQLRNRALAEERLVARLQSALHVQRSRRSTRPTRGSKERRLKAKKGRSEVKRQRRRPSRDD; encoded by the coding sequence ATGAGCGACGATTTGGTCGTCACCGGTTCGGTGCGGATTCCACGGCACGAGATCGAGATGTCGTTCAGCGCGTCCGGCGGCCCGGGTGGCCAACACGCCAACAAGGCCGCCACACGCGTCGAGCTGCGACTCGACCTGACGACGTCGACGGCCTTCAGTCGGGCGCAGCGAGCACGGGTCGTCGAGCGTCTCGGTGACGAGATCCGCGTGGTCGCGGACGACGAGCGGAGTCAGCTCCGGAACCGGGCCCTCGCCGAGGAACGCCTCGTCGCCCGGCTGCAATCGGCGCTGCACGTACAGCGCAGTCGCCGGTCCACCAGGCCGACCCGGGGCTCGAAGGAGCGCCGTCTCAAGGCGAAGAAGGGACGCAGCGAGGTCAAGCGGCAGCGCCGGCGCCCGTCGCGCGACGACTGA
- a CDS encoding VOC family protein, translating to MDYTDVSSDEFAGLPGLGDWRFALGAIHAAFTTGSYPAAAEFVGAVTDAAERLVHHPDIDIRYPGTVHVTITTHAVGGLTTLDVDLAREISRLAASAGVTTGGPSIQMTELCIDTLDETAIRPFWAAVLDYDVAADGSLVDPRRRGWPVWFQQMDEPRTDRNRIHLDVSVPHDLAEERIAAAIAAGGRMVSDERAKAFWILADADGNEACICTWQDR from the coding sequence ATGGACTACACCGACGTCTCGTCCGATGAATTCGCCGGATTGCCCGGTCTCGGCGACTGGCGGTTCGCGCTCGGCGCGATCCATGCCGCGTTCACGACCGGCTCGTACCCCGCGGCAGCCGAGTTCGTCGGGGCGGTCACCGACGCTGCCGAGCGCCTCGTGCACCATCCCGACATCGACATCCGGTATCCCGGCACCGTTCACGTCACGATCACGACGCATGCGGTCGGTGGGTTGACGACGCTCGACGTCGACCTCGCCCGCGAGATCTCACGGCTCGCGGCGTCGGCCGGCGTCACGACCGGCGGACCGTCGATCCAGATGACCGAGCTGTGCATCGACACGCTCGACGAGACGGCGATCCGGCCGTTCTGGGCGGCGGTCCTCGACTACGACGTGGCGGCCGACGGCTCGTTGGTCGACCCACGGCGCCGAGGCTGGCCGGTCTGGTTCCAGCAGATGGACGAGCCGCGCACAGACCGCAATCGGATCCATCTCGACGTCTCCGTGCCGCACGACCTGGCCGAGGAGCGCATCGCCGCAGCGATCGCCGCCGGTGGCCGGATGGTCAGTGACGAGCGCGCGAAGGCGTTCTGGATCCTGGCCGACGCCGACGGCAACGAGGCCTGCATCTGCACCTGGCAAGACCGCTGA
- a CDS encoding methanogen output domain 1-containing protein, translating to MDWYMPNDPAHVRSFRQALGKHLERHAAVDADVGGALIVASELLTNAIQNSDGPIWVSLDWGRSHPVLTVHDLGEGFELDELPTPDPTSVRGRGLMISGALASQLTVTAKQGRGSVVVAELPVDRAATLDIDLPPSPLASLPAADEVGPNGTFGRESFLRALVVQLAQTAELATGPDAAETLVAQVGTDVGGRMEDAFREARQIEGDLANSEMAELFVELKAAIGGEFSVVEADADRIVLANTRCPFGEAVTRAPSLCRMTSSVFGGIARRNRGAAAVDLEQRIAVGDPECRVTVWLTPPGDDREAFVHTYGEFETPVDVVGRR from the coding sequence GTGGACTGGTACATGCCGAACGACCCGGCGCACGTGCGATCGTTCCGACAAGCGCTCGGGAAACATCTCGAACGGCACGCAGCTGTCGATGCCGACGTGGGCGGAGCCCTCATCGTCGCGTCCGAGCTGCTGACCAACGCGATCCAGAACAGCGACGGTCCGATCTGGGTGTCGCTCGACTGGGGACGGTCGCACCCGGTGCTGACCGTTCACGATCTGGGCGAGGGGTTCGAACTCGACGAGCTCCCGACGCCCGACCCGACCTCGGTACGCGGGCGCGGCCTCATGATCTCCGGCGCGCTGGCCTCGCAGCTGACGGTCACGGCCAAGCAGGGGCGGGGCTCGGTGGTGGTCGCCGAACTCCCCGTCGACCGCGCCGCGACGCTCGACATCGACCTGCCGCCCTCACCGCTGGCGTCGCTTCCCGCCGCCGACGAGGTGGGCCCGAACGGGACGTTCGGGCGCGAATCGTTCCTCCGGGCCCTGGTGGTGCAACTGGCACAGACGGCCGAGTTGGCAACCGGACCCGACGCGGCCGAGACGTTGGTCGCCCAGGTCGGGACCGATGTCGGTGGCCGGATGGAAGACGCGTTCCGCGAGGCGCGCCAGATCGAGGGAGATCTCGCGAATTCGGAGATGGCGGAGCTGTTCGTCGAACTGAAGGCGGCGATCGGCGGTGAGTTCTCGGTGGTCGAGGCCGACGCCGATCGCATCGTGCTCGCCAACACGCGGTGTCCCTTCGGCGAGGCGGTGACGCGGGCCCCTTCGCTCTGCCGGATGACGTCGAGCGTGTTCGGCGGGATCGCCCGACGCAACCGCGGCGCTGCCGCGGTCGACCTCGAGCAACGGATCGCGGTGGGTGATCCCGAATGCCGCGTCACGGTCTGGCTGACGCCACCCGGTGACGACCGCGAGGCGTTCGTCCACACGTACGGCGAGTTCGAGACCCCGGTCGACGTGGTCGGCCGCCGCTGA
- the murF gene encoding UDP-N-acetylmuramoyl-tripeptide--D-alanyl-D-alanine ligase, protein MRLLSSQVAEATGGRLVGPDVEIDGASFDSRSIEPGQLFVPIVAERDGHEFVQGALDAGAGAYLTAGEPIGGTAIRVDDTAAALMSLAAWARRRWDIPVVGVTGSVGKTTTKDFTLAALGATRQVTANVRSFNNEQGLPVTILGAPDGTEALVVEMGMRGFGEITRLCDVALPTIGVVTAVAASHTERVGGIDGVARAKRELVEALPPGGTAVLNADDPRVAAMWSSSRGSVVTFGVAGEVRISGLELDELARPRFRIGTPWGSAEVELAASGAHMASNAAAAIAVAGVIDGRIEPAVDALRTASVSGMRMQVERTATGAIVINDAYNANPDSMRAALTAVSRMTATRRIAVLGAMGELDDPVAGHRRVADDAAALGIEIVPVGTDLYGVEGVDGPDAVGEALGSIGHGDVVLVKASRAARLERAVEGLLADPAG, encoded by the coding sequence ATGAGGTTGCTGTCATCCCAGGTGGCCGAAGCGACCGGTGGTCGTCTCGTCGGCCCCGACGTCGAGATCGATGGCGCCTCGTTCGACTCACGCTCGATCGAACCGGGTCAGCTCTTCGTGCCGATCGTCGCGGAGCGCGACGGCCACGAGTTCGTCCAGGGTGCGCTCGACGCAGGGGCGGGCGCCTACCTCACCGCCGGCGAGCCGATCGGGGGTACCGCGATCCGGGTCGACGACACCGCGGCCGCGCTGATGTCGCTGGCGGCCTGGGCGCGGCGACGTTGGGACATTCCCGTCGTCGGCGTGACCGGCAGCGTCGGCAAGACCACCACGAAAGACTTCACACTGGCGGCCCTCGGAGCCACCCGCCAGGTCACCGCCAACGTCAGGAGCTTCAACAACGAGCAGGGGTTGCCGGTGACGATCCTCGGAGCGCCCGACGGCACGGAGGCGCTCGTGGTGGAGATGGGCATGCGTGGCTTCGGTGAGATCACCCGCCTGTGTGACGTCGCCCTGCCGACGATCGGGGTCGTCACCGCCGTCGCTGCGTCGCACACCGAGCGGGTCGGCGGCATCGACGGGGTGGCACGGGCCAAGCGCGAACTGGTCGAGGCGCTGCCGCCTGGCGGCACCGCCGTGTTGAACGCCGACGATCCGCGGGTGGCGGCGATGTGGTCGAGCAGTCGGGGGAGCGTCGTCACGTTCGGCGTCGCCGGCGAGGTCCGCATCTCCGGTCTGGAACTCGACGAACTCGCTCGCCCACGGTTCCGAATCGGCACCCCGTGGGGGTCGGCCGAGGTGGAGCTCGCTGCGAGCGGGGCGCACATGGCATCGAACGCGGCCGCGGCGATCGCCGTCGCCGGTGTGATCGACGGCCGGATCGAACCGGCCGTCGACGCACTGCGCACCGCGTCGGTGTCCGGCATGCGTATGCAGGTCGAGCGGACGGCGACCGGAGCGATCGTGATCAACGACGCGTACAACGCGAACCCCGACTCGATGCGCGCCGCGCTCACCGCCGTCAGCCGGATGACGGCCACGCGTCGCATCGCCGTGCTCGGAGCGATGGGTGAGCTCGACGATCCGGTCGCCGGCCACCGGCGGGTCGCCGATGACGCCGCGGCGCTGGGCATCGAGATCGTGCCGGTCGGCACCGACCTCTACGGCGTCGAGGGCGTCGACGGTCCCGACGCCGTGGGCGAGGCCCTCGGATCGATCGGACACGGCGACGTCGTGCTCGTCAAGGCCAGCCGCGCTGCGCGCCTCGAACGGGCGGTCGAAGGTTTGCTCGCCGACCCCGCTGGTTAA
- a CDS encoding LLM class F420-dependent oxidoreductase: protein MADLKLGLSTGYWSSGPPTGALEAIQEADRLGFDSFWTAEAYGSDCLTPLAWWGAQTQNIKLGTSIVQMSARTPAATAMSAITIDHLSGGRFILGLGASGPQVVEGWYGEPYPRPLERTREYVQIVREIVRREGTVEFHGKHYDLPYTGDDGAGLGKPLKSTVHPLRNEIPIYLAAEGPKNVSLSAEIADGWLPLFFSPKEDAWYRERLRIGFDASGEADKAERFEVASMLTIIPGDDAEQCADLMRPMLALYAGGMGAKGANFHFDVFARMGWEHVANQVQELYLQGKKQEAAAAIPLEMVEDVALVGPPDKIRDDLAKWRETCLTTVLLNGRADQLEMLADLVNG, encoded by the coding sequence ATGGCAGACCTCAAACTCGGGCTTTCCACCGGCTACTGGTCGTCGGGCCCACCCACCGGAGCGCTCGAAGCGATCCAGGAGGCCGACCGTCTCGGCTTCGATTCGTTCTGGACCGCAGAGGCGTACGGCAGCGATTGCCTGACGCCGCTCGCGTGGTGGGGCGCCCAGACGCAGAACATCAAACTCGGCACGTCGATCGTGCAGATGTCGGCCCGCACCCCTGCTGCGACCGCCATGTCGGCGATCACGATCGACCACCTCTCGGGCGGCCGGTTCATCCTCGGCCTCGGCGCTTCCGGCCCGCAGGTCGTCGAGGGCTGGTACGGCGAGCCGTATCCGCGGCCGCTCGAACGGACCCGCGAGTACGTGCAGATCGTTCGTGAGATCGTGCGACGTGAGGGCACCGTCGAGTTCCACGGCAAGCACTACGACCTGCCCTACACCGGCGACGACGGCGCCGGCCTCGGCAAGCCGCTCAAGTCGACCGTGCATCCGCTCCGCAACGAGATCCCGATCTACCTCGCGGCCGAGGGACCCAAGAACGTGTCGCTGTCGGCCGAGATCGCCGACGGGTGGCTGCCGCTGTTCTTCTCGCCCAAGGAAGACGCCTGGTACCGCGAACGACTCCGGATCGGGTTCGACGCGAGCGGCGAAGCCGACAAGGCCGAGCGGTTCGAGGTGGCGTCGATGCTCACGATCATCCCCGGCGACGACGCCGAGCAGTGCGCCGACCTGATGCGGCCGATGCTCGCCCTGTACGCCGGCGGCATGGGCGCGAAAGGCGCCAACTTCCACTTCGACGTGTTCGCACGCATGGGGTGGGAGCACGTCGCGAACCAGGTGCAGGAGCTCTACCTGCAGGGCAAGAAGCAGGAGGCCGCGGCCGCGATCCCGCTCGAGATGGTCGAGGACGTCGCACTGGTCGGACCACCCGACAAGATCCGCGACGACCTGGCGAAGTGGCGCGAAACGTGCCTCACCACCGTGCTGCTCAACGGGCGCGCCGATCAACTCGAGATGCTCGCCGACCTCGTCAACGGCTGA
- a CDS encoding MFS transporter — MTTPPATATPLRHHHTPGTARAALSYRDFRVLFIGMSLSSIGTWMQNFTLPAYVDGRTGSATLVGLLIFAQLGPLLLLSIPSGILADRFDRTRLVISMQAVMMAMSIVLALLVSGDAPLWTIFGAQLTIGVANTLNAPAFSASIPMLVDRRDLSGAISLNSAMINGTRIAGPALAALLAAVGFSLSQLFIVNAATYVFLIVPLVLFVRLPMPAGALHDRGWRKLGSGIRIVRQRGVLLRTLTTMFLFSLFCLPYVGLFPSVARLNLGLDPEGGSYKLLYIVWGLGAFLGALAVGTLFARRDTRRLIPLGMLLFAGALGTFAMLDNWVLALPVAGALGFVYFMTATALASVLQRNLADEERSVTMPLWFMAFGGTVPVGNVAFGPLMDIIGARWVLAIGALSALALAWWSDLKRLDEDDFLPEEVGGEPFRPVNANRLF, encoded by the coding sequence ATGACGACGCCTCCCGCCACTGCGACACCGCTCCGACATCACCACACGCCCGGCACCGCTCGGGCGGCCCTGTCGTACCGAGACTTCCGGGTGCTGTTCATCGGCATGTCGCTGTCGAGCATCGGCACCTGGATGCAGAACTTCACGCTGCCGGCGTACGTCGACGGCCGGACCGGCTCAGCCACACTCGTCGGGCTCCTCATCTTCGCCCAGCTCGGCCCCCTCCTGCTGCTCTCGATCCCGTCGGGGATCCTCGCCGACCGGTTCGACCGGACCCGGCTCGTCATCTCGATGCAAGCGGTGATGATGGCGATGTCGATCGTGCTCGCGCTGCTCGTGTCCGGCGACGCGCCACTCTGGACGATCTTCGGGGCGCAGCTCACGATCGGGGTCGCCAACACCCTCAACGCCCCGGCGTTCAGCGCCAGCATCCCGATGCTCGTCGATCGTCGCGACCTGTCGGGTGCGATCAGCCTGAACTCGGCGATGATCAACGGGACCCGCATCGCCGGCCCTGCGTTGGCCGCGCTCCTCGCCGCCGTCGGCTTCTCGCTGTCGCAGCTGTTCATCGTGAATGCGGCCACCTACGTGTTCCTCATCGTGCCGCTCGTGCTGTTCGTCCGGCTCCCGATGCCGGCCGGCGCGCTCCACGATCGCGGCTGGCGCAAGCTCGGCAGCGGCATTCGCATCGTCCGGCAGCGCGGCGTCCTCCTCCGCACGCTGACCACGATGTTCCTGTTCTCGCTGTTCTGTCTCCCGTACGTCGGTCTGTTCCCGTCGGTCGCCCGGCTCAACCTCGGTCTCGACCCGGAGGGCGGCTCGTACAAGTTGCTCTACATCGTGTGGGGCCTCGGCGCGTTCCTCGGTGCCCTGGCCGTCGGCACGTTGTTCGCCCGGCGCGACACCCGGCGCCTGATCCCGCTCGGCATGCTGCTGTTCGCCGGCGCTCTGGGAACGTTCGCGATGCTCGACAACTGGGTCCTCGCGTTACCGGTCGCCGGAGCGCTCGGGTTCGTCTACTTCATGACTGCGACCGCGCTCGCGAGCGTGTTGCAGCGCAACCTGGCCGACGAGGAACGCAGCGTCACCATGCCCCTGTGGTTCATGGCGTTCGGCGGGACGGTGCCCGTCGGCAACGTGGCGTTCGGGCCGCTCATGGACATCATCGGCGCTCGCTGGGTGCTCGCGATCGGAGCCCTCAGTGCGCTCGCCCTCGCGTGGTGGAGCGACCTGAAGCGACTCGACGAGGACGACTTCCTCCCCGAAGAGGTCGGCGGCGAGCCGTTCCGGCCCGTCAACGCCAACCGGTTGTTCTGA